A portion of the Bacillota bacterium genome contains these proteins:
- a CDS encoding DUF4392 domain-containing protein, which translates to MERMTEEEVKIAADGIDTLVTAAVGGKFHKWEKEPLIRSLYKVARERTPGQVPLTYYAAKGLVDHVKPGDVVLMVTGWYLPHFMSGETDGPPGTAGLARAIDLGLGATPVIMTEPKLKEIVEASCRGAGLRVYDRKEALKIPRRVVVETPLHPYMSVEESERVIKQILDELKPSAVIAVEKGSRSKTGIYHSLWGIDITPLTGKYDRLVEEAKRRGIFTIGIGDGGNEIGLGGIRDAIEKYLPVGAKCHCPCGQGVAATTETDSMIVSFVSNWGAYGIEAALAMLLGRTDIIHSAEDEERILRAAAWAGAIASPYGYSGVAVVDQIPEKINVNIVEMLHYMVKAYLVDTEQRKWYQETAKHQADMNTWIKDEYAAWKDK; encoded by the coding sequence ATGGAACGGATGACTGAAGAAGAAGTCAAGATTGCAGCGGACGGTATAGACACGCTAGTCACCGCAGCGGTCGGCGGGAAGTTCCACAAGTGGGAGAAGGAACCTCTGATTCGCTCTCTGTACAAAGTAGCGAGAGAGCGGACGCCGGGCCAGGTGCCGCTCACGTATTACGCGGCCAAGGGACTCGTCGATCACGTCAAACCTGGCGATGTGGTGCTGATGGTGACGGGATGGTACCTTCCTCACTTCATGTCGGGAGAGACTGATGGACCTCCGGGGACGGCCGGTCTCGCCCGTGCGATCGACCTCGGTCTGGGCGCGACTCCCGTGATCATGACTGAGCCGAAGCTCAAGGAGATCGTGGAGGCGAGCTGCCGAGGGGCTGGGCTGCGCGTGTATGACCGCAAAGAGGCCCTCAAGATACCCAGGCGGGTCGTAGTGGAAACGCCGCTCCATCCGTACATGAGTGTGGAGGAGTCGGAGAGAGTCATCAAGCAAATCCTCGACGAACTCAAGCCTTCCGCAGTCATCGCGGTTGAGAAGGGAAGCCGCAGTAAGACGGGGATTTACCACTCCTTGTGGGGAATAGACATCACCCCGCTCACCGGAAAGTACGATCGCCTGGTCGAAGAGGCCAAGCGGCGCGGCATCTTCACGATAGGGATCGGTGACGGCGGGAACGAGATAGGTCTGGGCGGCATCAGGGACGCCATCGAGAAGTACCTTCCCGTTGGCGCGAAGTGCCATTGCCCGTGCGGGCAAGGGGTGGCTGCCACGACCGAGACGGACAGCATGATCGTTTCGTTCGTGTCGAACTGGGGCGCTTACGGGATCGAGGCGGCTTTGGCCATGCTGCTTGGCAGGACCGACATCATTCACTCCGCGGAGGACGAGGAAAGGATCCTGCGAGCCGCGGCGTGGGCGGGTGCGATAGCCTCGCCATACGGATATTCCGGCGTCGCGGTGGTGGACCAGATACCAGAGAAGATCAATGTAAACATCGTCGAGATGCTGCACTACATGGTCAAGGCCTACCTCGTCGACACCGAGCAGCGCAAGTGGTACCAGGAAACAGCCAAACACCAGGCGGACATGAACACGTGGATCAAAGACGAGTACGCGGCGTGGAAGGATAAATAG
- a CDS encoding U32 family peptidase — protein sequence MIFEKTRAFMEKLGLPGSDAWDLPTSGKTFPDGAHWRSEVPTVNSAEAMRVLVETAKKVYNHNINRVDDTYGIIRHTAQEIKEYVAIAKDYGVELNFSVGPRATYDTGATVLSSQGVRVGYRLRGMEQLVRAIEDVKRACDLGVRGIIVYDEGMLWVMDEMRKAGELPANLHIKLSAHMGACNPASFKLFERLGANSINPIRDLQLPMIAALRQAVDVPIDLHTDNPPASGGFIRTYEAPEMVRVASPVYLKSGNSAVSAHGIITNANDGRNMAAQCAIVKEIMQRYFPEAKQSEPGQPDMAIPE from the coding sequence ATGATTTTCGAGAAGACAAGGGCCTTCATGGAGAAGCTGGGCCTACCCGGCTCAGACGCGTGGGATCTCCCCACGTCGGGCAAGACCTTTCCCGACGGGGCTCACTGGCGGAGCGAGGTTCCCACGGTCAACTCGGCGGAGGCCATGAGAGTGCTGGTGGAGACGGCGAAGAAGGTGTACAATCACAATATAAACCGCGTGGACGACACGTACGGGATCATACGACACACGGCGCAGGAGATAAAGGAGTACGTCGCCATCGCCAAGGATTACGGCGTCGAGCTCAACTTCTCCGTGGGTCCGAGGGCTACTTACGATACCGGTGCCACAGTATTGAGCTCGCAGGGCGTGCGGGTTGGGTACAGGTTGCGTGGAATGGAGCAGCTCGTGAGGGCTATCGAAGATGTGAAGAGAGCGTGCGATCTGGGTGTCCGGGGGATCATCGTGTACGACGAGGGGATGCTCTGGGTCATGGACGAGATGAGAAAGGCCGGAGAGCTCCCCGCGAACCTTCATATCAAACTATCGGCGCACATGGGCGCCTGCAACCCCGCCTCCTTCAAGCTGTTCGAGAGGCTGGGCGCGAACAGCATCAACCCCATACGTGACCTGCAGCTCCCCATGATCGCTGCACTTAGGCAAGCCGTGGACGTGCCCATTGATCTGCACACGGACAACCCGCCCGCATCGGGTGGTTTCATCAGGACGTACGAAGCCCCTGAGATGGTAAGAGTCGCATCCCCCGTGTATCTCAAGTCAGGTAATTCGGCGGTGAGCGCTCACGGGATAATCACCAACGCGAACGACGGAAGGAACATGGCTGCTCAGTGCGCAATCGTGAAGGAGATCATGCAGCGGTACTTCCCAGAGGCGAAGCAGTCCGAGCCTGGCCAGCCTGACATGGCGATACCTGAGTAG